The proteins below come from a single Mucilaginibacter mali genomic window:
- the uvrA gene encoding excinuclease ABC subunit UvrA → MSTQPIIDLGEQSEVEVFGARVHNLKNIDVSFPRNQLTVITGLSGSGKSSLAFDTIYAEGQRRYMETFSAYSRQFMGGMERPDVDKVSGLSPVIAIEQKTTSKNPRSTVGTITEIYDFMRLLFARAGDAYSYVTGEKMERMSEDQIMRALLEKFDGQPVNILAPVVKGRKGHYRELFEQIRKQGYLKVWLDGAIADITPKMQVDRYKIHDIDIVVDRLIVSEDDSKRLYTSVQAALKISKGIIRIADKDNNVSYYSKYLMDPVSGISYDEPQPNTFSFNSPYGACDKCGGLGYIFEVDRNSVIPDPKLSIMNGGLAPIGEYRDTWIFQVLKALGKKYDFALSTPINKLPEETLEIILNGTTDMITVAVEYNKWNVQNYQITFDGIIRMLEEQQERRGDEGMEDMENYRVLKTCPTCEGARLKKESLNFKIDNKNIFELACMDINELQQWFDGLEDRLSERQNTIAREILKEIRARIVFLLDVGLSYLTLDRTTRTLSGGEAQRIRLATQIGSQLMNVMYILDEPSIGLHQRDNDRLIKALKNLRDLGNTVLVVEHDKDMILEADHVIDMGPAAGVHGGEVVAEGTPAELMKMHTLTTSYLNGEREIAVPKKRREGNGKKVSLKKATGHNLKKVSVEFPLGKLIGITGVSGSGKSSLITETLYPILNHHFFRAKKTPLPYEKVEGLENIDKVIEIDQTPIGRTPRSNPATYTGVFSDIRNLFVALPESKIRGYKPGRFSFNVKGGRCETCQGAGMKVIEMNFLPDVQVPCEECGGRRYNRETLEVRYRGKSISDVLDLSIEDATAFFEHIPSIYRKVKTLLDVGLGYIRLGQASTTLSGGEAQRVKLSTELSKKDTGNTFYILDEPTTGLHFEDINVLLGVLNQLVDKGNTVLVIEHNLDVIKVADHVIDLGPEGGSGGGNILFSGTPEGLCKVKESFTGKFLKKEMGL, encoded by the coding sequence ATGAGTACACAACCCATTATAGACCTGGGCGAACAAAGCGAAGTTGAAGTTTTTGGCGCGAGGGTGCATAATTTAAAAAATATCGATGTTTCCTTTCCGCGTAACCAGCTAACGGTTATTACCGGGCTAAGCGGGAGCGGAAAGTCGTCGCTGGCTTTTGATACCATTTATGCCGAGGGGCAGCGCCGTTATATGGAGACGTTTTCGGCCTACTCCCGCCAGTTTATGGGCGGCATGGAGCGCCCGGATGTAGACAAGGTTTCGGGCCTTAGCCCGGTGATTGCCATTGAGCAAAAAACTACCAGCAAAAACCCCCGCTCTACGGTAGGTACAATTACCGAGATATACGATTTTATGCGCCTGCTCTTCGCCCGCGCGGGCGATGCATACAGTTATGTGACCGGCGAGAAGATGGAGCGTATGAGCGAAGACCAGATCATGCGTGCCCTGCTGGAAAAATTTGACGGACAACCGGTAAATATCCTGGCCCCGGTAGTAAAAGGCCGCAAAGGCCACTACCGCGAACTGTTCGAACAGATCCGCAAGCAAGGCTATCTGAAAGTTTGGCTGGACGGCGCCATTGCCGATATCACCCCCAAAATGCAGGTAGACCGTTATAAGATCCACGATATAGATATCGTTGTCGACCGCCTGATTGTGAGTGAGGATGATAGCAAACGCCTATATACATCGGTACAGGCCGCGCTGAAAATATCAAAAGGCATTATCCGTATTGCCGATAAGGATAACAATGTATCGTACTACAGCAAGTATTTGATGGACCCGGTTTCGGGGATCTCGTACGATGAGCCGCAGCCCAATACGTTCTCGTTCAACTCGCCTTATGGCGCTTGCGACAAGTGCGGCGGCCTGGGATATATCTTCGAGGTTGATCGTAATTCGGTGATCCCTGACCCTAAGTTGAGCATTATGAACGGTGGTTTGGCCCCCATTGGCGAGTACCGCGATACCTGGATCTTCCAGGTGCTGAAGGCGCTGGGTAAGAAGTATGACTTCGCGCTGAGCACCCCCATCAACAAATTGCCGGAAGAAACGCTGGAGATCATCCTGAATGGTACCACCGACATGATTACCGTGGCGGTGGAGTATAACAAGTGGAACGTACAGAACTACCAGATCACCTTCGATGGCATTATCCGCATGCTGGAAGAACAGCAGGAACGCCGCGGCGATGAGGGTATGGAAGACATGGAGAACTACCGTGTGCTGAAAACCTGCCCCACTTGTGAAGGCGCACGCCTGAAAAAAGAGTCGCTGAACTTTAAGATAGATAACAAGAATATCTTCGAGCTGGCCTGCATGGATATTAACGAATTGCAGCAATGGTTTGATGGCCTTGAAGACCGCCTGAGCGAACGCCAGAATACCATAGCCCGCGAGATATTGAAGGAGATCCGTGCGCGTATTGTCTTTCTGCTGGATGTGGGTTTAAGCTATTTAACCTTAGACCGCACCACCCGCACCCTTTCGGGTGGCGAGGCGCAGCGCATCCGTTTGGCTACGCAGATCGGTTCGCAGTTGATGAACGTGATGTACATCCTGGATGAGCCCAGCATCGGCCTGCACCAGCGCGATAACGACCGCCTGATAAAAGCGCTGAAAAACCTGCGCGACCTGGGCAATACCGTTTTAGTGGTTGAGCACGATAAGGACATGATCCTTGAAGCTGACCACGTGATAGATATGGGCCCGGCAGCCGGCGTACACGGCGGCGAGGTAGTAGCCGAAGGCACCCCCGCCGAATTGATGAAGATGCACACGCTTACCACCAGCTACCTGAACGGCGAGCGCGAGATAGCCGTGCCTAAAAAACGCCGCGAAGGCAACGGCAAAAAAGTATCGCTTAAAAAAGCCACCGGCCATAACCTTAAAAAGGTGAGTGTCGAGTTTCCTTTAGGGAAATTGATTGGCATTACTGGCGTATCGGGTAGCGGCAAATCAAGCCTGATCACCGAAACATTATACCCGATACTTAATCACCACTTCTTCCGTGCTAAAAAAACGCCATTGCCTTACGAAAAGGTGGAAGGGCTGGAAAATATAGATAAGGTAATTGAGATAGACCAAACACCGATTGGCCGTACACCGAGATCGAACCCGGCTACTTATACCGGGGTGTTTTCGGATATCCGTAACCTGTTTGTGGCCCTGCCCGAATCGAAGATCCGTGGCTATAAACCAGGCCGTTTCAGCTTTAACGTGAAAGGTGGCCGTTGCGAAACCTGCCAGGGCGCAGGCATGAAAGTAATAGAAATGAATTTCCTGCCCGATGTACAGGTACCCTGCGAAGAATGCGGCGGCCGTCGTTACAACCGCGAAACGCTGGAAGTGCGCTACCGGGGCAAATCCATCAGCGATGTGCTTGACCTGAGTATTGAGGATGCGACTGCTTTCTTCGAGCATATCCCCTCCATCTACCGCAAAGTGAAAACCCTGCTGGATGTTGGTTTGGGCTATATCCGCCTGGGCCAGGCATCAACCACGCTATCAGGCGGCGAGGCGCAGCGGGTGAAACTATCTACCGAGCTATCTAAAAAAGATACCGGCAACACTTTCTACATTTTAGATGAGCCGACCACGGGCCTGCATTTTGAAGATATTAACGTACTGCTGGGTGTGCTGAACCAATTGGTAGATAAAGGCAATACCGTGCTGGTGATAGAGCATAACCTTGACGTAATAAAAGTAGCCGACCACGTAATAGATCTTGGCCCCGAAGGCGGATCGGGCGGGGGTAATATCCTGTTCAGCGGTACACCGGAAGGTTTGTGTAAGGTGAAGGAAAGCTTTACGGGTAAGTTTTTGAAGAAGGAGATGGGGTTGTAA
- a CDS encoding alpha-L-fucosidase, translating into MMNLLKTAFAFLLFCAISFCASAQEEQRWDKTVSGKEHPNIQWFKDAKFGMFIHWGLFSQTGGTWNGKNYYGISEWMMNRGKIPAADYATIAKKFNPTKFNAKEWAQVAKDAGMKYMVVTAKHHEGFAMYDSKASDFNIVKATPYGKDPMKPLSEAVRAAGLKFGFYYSQYLDWHEPNGGGNKWDFDDAKKDTKSYYRTKSIPQIKELLSNYGPLGVIWFDMPGGLTKEETQSLIDDARRIQPGCLISSRVGNGLGDFKDYGDGEVPATPVSGAWEALFTHNDSWGYSKYDYNFKTPKELIRLLATVASKGGNLILNVGPDSTGRMPEYSIKYLREVGQWLKVNGDAIYGTTAGLIAPQPWGVSTTKQGKLYLHIFDRPKNGMLLVPGLNASVKKAYTLAGRQPLVYTKQGSDIYIKLPSLTDSRNTVVILDVSPASAASDTKPITVSSQFDSNPLDAINAKLSGKTEAKSITYSYYFGDWKHTTCLVNMATPQDAATFNLRVTEPGDYKITLEYACDDQQSKQEGILNINGKDYPFETLTANNYDSHKPLMFLKQTVAIVSIGKAGNYSLNIKPMRNGKELFKLKTIWMDPVH; encoded by the coding sequence ATGATGAACCTGTTGAAGACTGCCTTCGCGTTTTTACTTTTTTGTGCGATATCTTTTTGTGCTTCTGCGCAGGAGGAACAGCGTTGGGACAAAACCGTATCGGGCAAGGAACATCCCAACATTCAATGGTTTAAAGATGCCAAGTTCGGCATGTTCATCCATTGGGGGCTATTCTCGCAAACGGGCGGCACCTGGAACGGCAAGAACTATTACGGCATATCCGAATGGATGATGAACCGCGGCAAGATCCCCGCCGCCGATTATGCTACCATCGCCAAAAAATTTAACCCCACCAAATTTAACGCTAAGGAATGGGCACAGGTGGCTAAGGATGCCGGCATGAAATATATGGTGGTTACCGCCAAACACCACGAAGGTTTTGCCATGTACGATAGCAAGGCCAGCGACTTTAACATTGTAAAAGCAACGCCCTACGGCAAAGACCCGATGAAACCCTTAAGCGAAGCCGTTCGCGCCGCAGGCTTGAAATTTGGGTTCTACTACTCGCAATATCTCGACTGGCACGAACCTAACGGCGGCGGCAACAAATGGGATTTTGACGATGCAAAGAAGGACACCAAAAGCTACTATCGCACAAAATCTATCCCGCAGATAAAAGAATTGCTGAGCAATTACGGTCCGCTGGGCGTGATCTGGTTTGATATGCCGGGCGGGCTGACCAAAGAAGAAACCCAAAGCCTGATAGACGATGCCCGCCGCATACAGCCGGGATGTCTGATCAGCAGCCGGGTTGGCAACGGATTGGGCGATTTTAAAGATTATGGAGATGGCGAAGTACCCGCCACTCCGGTATCGGGGGCATGGGAAGCGCTGTTTACCCATAACGACTCGTGGGGATACAGCAAATACGATTATAATTTTAAAACACCGAAAGAGCTGATCCGCCTGCTGGCAACCGTAGCATCAAAAGGAGGCAACCTGATATTGAACGTTGGCCCCGATAGTACCGGCCGCATGCCCGAATATTCGATAAAATACCTGCGCGAGGTTGGTCAGTGGTTAAAGGTAAATGGCGATGCGATATATGGTACAACCGCCGGATTGATAGCCCCCCAGCCATGGGGCGTTAGTACCACCAAACAGGGCAAACTTTACCTGCATATTTTCGACAGGCCGAAGAACGGAATGTTGCTGGTGCCTGGCTTAAACGCCTCGGTCAAAAAAGCATATACCCTTGCAGGCCGGCAGCCATTGGTTTACACCAAACAAGGCAGCGATATTTATATAAAATTACCGTCACTTACCGATAGCCGGAATACGGTAGTGATACTGGATGTTTCTCCGGCGAGCGCAGCATCAGATACCAAACCCATCACCGTATCATCACAATTTGATAGCAACCCGCTGGATGCCATCAACGCTAAATTATCAGGAAAAACCGAAGCGAAATCCATTACCTACAGCTATTACTTTGGCGATTGGAAGCATACCACCTGTCTTGTTAACATGGCTACCCCGCAAGATGCGGCCACCTTTAACCTACGCGTTACAGAACCCGGCGATTATAAAATAACGCTGGAATACGCCTGCGACGATCAGCAAAGCAAACAAGAAGGCATCCTGAACATCAACGGGAAAGATTATCCTTTTGAAACCCTGACCGCCAATAATTACGACAGCCACAAACCGCTGATGTTCCTGAAACAAACAGTAGCTATTGTGAGCATCGGCAAGGCCGGCAATTATAGCCTTAACATAAAACCCATGCGCAATGGCAAGGAACTGTTTAAACTGAAAACCATTTGGATGGATCCGGTACACTAA
- a CDS encoding glycoside hydrolase family 88/105 protein, whose product MKKTITLIALACTTIAYGQQNAASTEEVMRRVADNIIQKTSYKFVDSKTKQQYESTKGLAPSVDVKAESTYNKWAYVNGVLATGMMEMAGVLNDKKYSDYTLHNYSFIFDNLPYFEAIYKTKQKPEYNAVFAIGNLDACGAMSAGLMDANVLAKRKDYSAYLDRAADYILHKQLRLPDGTLSRPQPRYMTIWADDTYMSVPFLARMGKLTGDSKYFDDAIKQIENFNKYLYDAPSSLYWHNYYSDVEMNGVGHWGRSNGWIAVAQVELLKNLPANHPKRAELIRLLLRQIVGYARYQDQTGLWHQLLDKPDSYLETSVTAMYTYAVAAAVNEGWINEKYISIAREGWKGLLTKITPDGQLQDVCIGTNMDEAIKFYYTRPTALNDTHGLGALLLAGSELVKFDRKAAAGK is encoded by the coding sequence ATGAAAAAAACAATTACCCTCATCGCCCTTGCCTGCACTACCATTGCTTACGGGCAGCAAAACGCGGCAAGTACAGAAGAAGTTATGCGCCGCGTGGCGGATAACATTATCCAAAAAACCAGCTACAAATTTGTAGACAGTAAAACCAAACAACAGTACGAAAGTACCAAAGGCCTTGCCCCAAGTGTTGATGTTAAAGCCGAAAGCACCTATAACAAATGGGCCTACGTAAACGGCGTACTGGCTACCGGTATGATGGAAATGGCCGGCGTGCTGAACGACAAAAAGTACTCTGACTATACCCTGCACAATTACAGCTTTATTTTTGATAACCTGCCCTATTTCGAGGCTATTTATAAAACCAAGCAAAAGCCGGAGTATAACGCCGTATTCGCTATCGGTAATTTGGATGCCTGCGGGGCCATGTCGGCAGGCTTGATGGATGCCAATGTGCTGGCCAAACGTAAAGATTACAGCGCTTACCTTGATCGTGCGGCCGATTATATCCTGCATAAGCAACTGCGCCTGCCCGATGGTACTTTATCGCGCCCGCAGCCGCGCTACATGACCATCTGGGCTGATGACACTTATATGAGCGTACCCTTTCTGGCCCGCATGGGTAAGCTAACCGGCGACAGCAAATATTTTGACGATGCTATTAAGCAGATAGAAAACTTTAACAAATACCTGTACGATGCGCCAAGCAGCCTTTACTGGCATAACTACTATAGCGATGTGGAAATGAATGGCGTTGGCCACTGGGGCCGCAGCAATGGATGGATAGCCGTAGCGCAGGTAGAACTGTTAAAAAACCTGCCCGCCAATCACCCAAAACGCGCTGAGCTGATCCGCCTGTTACTGCGCCAGATTGTTGGTTACGCCCGCTACCAGGATCAAACCGGTTTGTGGCACCAATTGCTGGATAAGCCAGATTCTTATTTAGAAACATCGGTAACGGCGATGTATACTTACGCTGTGGCGGCCGCGGTAAACGAGGGCTGGATCAACGAGAAATACATATCTATCGCCCGCGAAGGTTGGAAGGGTTTATTAACCAAGATCACGCCTGATGGTCAATTGCAGGATGTATGCATCGGTACCAATATGGATGAGGCGATTAAGTTTTACTACACCCGTCCTACGGCATTGAACGATACGCACGGTTTGGGAGCGCTGCTATTAGCTGGTTCGGAACTGGTGAAGTTTGACAGGAAAGCGGCGGCTGGTAAGTGA
- a CDS encoding AraC family transcriptional regulator, with translation MKPQLLKVSTGPAHSFSVRQDLVPYINNRWHYHPEVELIHFKKGTGTQFIGDSIKQFRAGDIVLVGSQLPHYWRFDDGYFTEDTSLTADVRVAHFNENFWGTQFLQLPENKGMRTILEKSKRGVQIVGKTKKVVAELLERMLKAEGTERIILLMEALDAIAGCNQVIMLSSIGFRHNFEESENDRINAIYEYSLANFKNKIHLEEIAGVAMISPNSFCRYFKSRTRKTYSQFLIEIKVGHACKLLIDNKLSIKQLCYESGFNNFASFHKYFKQITGKSPLIYQKEFMQAS, from the coding sequence ATGAAACCACAGTTGCTTAAAGTATCTACCGGCCCGGCGCACTCCTTTAGCGTGCGGCAGGACCTGGTGCCTTATATTAATAACCGCTGGCATTATCATCCCGAGGTAGAACTGATCCACTTTAAAAAGGGGACGGGCACACAGTTCATTGGTGATAGCATTAAACAATTTCGCGCGGGTGATATTGTGTTGGTGGGTTCGCAACTGCCGCATTACTGGCGCTTTGACGACGGCTATTTTACCGAGGACACCAGCCTTACCGCCGATGTGCGCGTAGCCCACTTTAACGAGAACTTCTGGGGCACGCAATTTTTACAGCTGCCCGAAAACAAGGGCATGCGTACCATCCTCGAGAAATCTAAACGGGGCGTACAGATAGTAGGCAAAACTAAAAAGGTAGTGGCCGAATTACTGGAACGTATGCTAAAAGCCGAGGGTACCGAACGCATTATCCTGCTGATGGAAGCGCTGGACGCCATAGCAGGTTGCAACCAGGTGATCATGTTGTCGTCCATTGGCTTCCGCCATAATTTTGAAGAATCGGAGAACGACCGGATTAACGCCATTTACGAATACTCGCTGGCTAACTTTAAAAATAAGATCCATCTGGAAGAAATTGCCGGTGTGGCCATGATCAGTCCCAACTCGTTTTGCCGCTACTTTAAATCGCGCACACGCAAAACCTATTCGCAGTTTTTAATTGAGATAAAGGTAGGGCATGCCTGCAAGCTTTTGATCGACAACAAACTAAGCATTAAACAGCTTTGTTACGAGAGCGGCTTTAATAATTTCGCCAGCTTCCATAAGTATTTTAAGCAGATAACGGGAAAAAGTCCGCTGATCTATCAGAAGGAGTTTATGCAGGCGTCTTAA
- a CDS encoding UxaA family hydrolase, which yields MSGTTNTFLQIHPNDNVLVALKDLLKDTPISFNGHLFNLTTDVQAKHKFATGTMPAGSPVYMYGVLVGKTTQLVMQGEALSVKNLEHASGGFHLDERRLDWAKPDTSNWQSKTFMGYHRADGSVGTANYWLVIPLVFCENRNVDVMKQAFVEKLGYKKEKAYEQDVEQLIDLYKSGRTVEEILNADITDTPEGKNGKRLFPNIDGIKFLNHQLGCGGTRSDSDALCGLLAGYITHPNVAGATVLSLGCQHAQASILTAEIKKRDANFKKPLIILEQQKEGTETALMQKAIKRTFAALIEANKTERQPAPLSKLCIGLECGGSDGFSGISANPAVGYVSDLLVAMGGSVILAEFPELCGVEQELSDRCVDEPTAKRFIELMQTYNARAEESGSGFYANPSPGNIRDGLITDAIKSAGAAKKGGNSPVTAVLDYPEKVTQPGLNLLCTPGSDVESTTAEVASGANIVLFTTGLGTPTGNPVTPVIKLSTNTRIFDRMPDIIDINCGTIIEGTETIPQNADRILDYIIDVASGNAQPKAVQLGQDDFIPWKRGVSL from the coding sequence ATGTCCGGCACAACAAATACCTTTTTACAAATACACCCTAACGATAATGTACTGGTAGCATTAAAAGATCTGCTGAAAGATACCCCTATCAGTTTTAACGGTCACCTGTTTAATTTAACTACCGATGTGCAGGCCAAGCACAAATTTGCAACCGGTACCATGCCCGCGGGCAGCCCGGTTTATATGTACGGCGTGCTGGTGGGCAAAACCACGCAACTGGTAATGCAGGGCGAAGCTTTGTCGGTAAAAAACCTGGAGCATGCTTCCGGTGGGTTCCATTTAGATGAGCGCCGCCTGGATTGGGCCAAACCCGATACAAGCAATTGGCAGAGTAAAACCTTTATGGGCTATCATCGTGCCGATGGTTCGGTGGGCACGGCCAACTACTGGCTGGTGATCCCGCTTGTTTTTTGCGAAAACCGCAACGTTGACGTAATGAAGCAAGCTTTTGTTGAAAAGCTGGGCTATAAAAAGGAAAAAGCTTACGAGCAGGATGTGGAGCAACTGATAGATCTGTACAAAAGCGGCCGTACGGTTGAAGAGATCCTGAATGCCGATATCACCGATACCCCCGAGGGCAAAAATGGCAAACGCCTGTTCCCTAATATCGATGGTATAAAATTCCTGAACCACCAGTTAGGTTGCGGCGGTACCCGCAGCGATTCGGACGCGCTTTGTGGCTTATTGGCCGGGTATATCACCCATCCCAACGTGGCGGGCGCTACCGTTTTAAGCCTTGGCTGCCAGCATGCGCAGGCCAGCATCCTTACTGCCGAGATCAAAAAACGCGATGCAAATTTCAAAAAGCCGCTCATTATCCTGGAACAACAAAAGGAAGGCACCGAAACAGCCCTGATGCAAAAGGCCATCAAACGCACCTTTGCCGCACTGATAGAAGCTAATAAAACCGAACGCCAGCCAGCTCCCCTATCCAAACTATGTATCGGTTTGGAGTGTGGTGGCTCTGATGGATTTTCGGGCATCTCGGCCAACCCGGCAGTCGGTTACGTATCCGATCTTCTGGTAGCCATGGGCGGCTCGGTGATCCTGGCCGAATTTCCCGAACTGTGCGGGGTTGAGCAGGAACTGAGCGACCGCTGTGTAGATGAACCTACCGCTAAGCGTTTTATAGAACTGATGCAAACCTATAACGCGCGCGCCGAGGAATCCGGCTCGGGCTTTTATGCCAACCCATCACCCGGCAATATCCGCGATGGGTTGATCACCGATGCTATTAAATCAGCCGGCGCGGCAAAAAAGGGCGGCAACTCGCCGGTAACGGCTGTGTTGGATTACCCGGAGAAAGTAACCCAGCCTGGCCTTAACCTGCTTTGTACCCCCGGCAGCGATGTAGAAAGCACCACAGCCGAGGTAGCATCGGGCGCCAACATTGTGCTGTTCACCACTGGTTTGGGTACGCCAACCGGCAACCCTGTAACGCCGGTCATTAAGCTATCTACTAATACCCGCATATTCGACCGTATGCCCGATATTATCGATATCAACTGCGGCACCATCATCGAAGGCACCGAAACCATCCCCCAAAACGCCGACCGTATACTGGATTACATTATAGATGTGGCCAGCGGCAACGCGCAGCCTAAGGCAGTGCAGTTGGGGCAGGATGATTTTATTCCGTGGAAGCGGGGGGTATCGTTGTAA
- a CDS encoding DUF1572 family protein, which translates to MDSTDNYLDSTKKLFRYYKSLGDAVISRVDEQGLHWQYNDDSNSIAVIIKHIAGNSLSRWTDFLNSDGEKQWRDRDEEFEDTAMNKQQILDLWERGWQCLFDAIDPLVGTDLGRIVYIRNEGHTVLEAINRQLAHLPYHVGQMVFAAKMISDTEWQSLTIPKGKSNAYNKDKFSADKKPGFFTDGIKK; encoded by the coding sequence ATGGACAGCACCGATAACTACCTCGACAGTACCAAAAAACTATTCCGCTACTATAAATCCCTGGGCGATGCGGTCATCAGCCGGGTTGATGAGCAGGGGCTACACTGGCAGTATAACGATGATTCCAATAGCATTGCCGTTATCATCAAGCACATTGCCGGTAATTCGCTATCCCGCTGGACGGATTTTTTAAACTCGGACGGGGAAAAACAATGGCGCGACCGCGATGAGGAGTTTGAGGATACGGCCATGAACAAGCAGCAAATCCTCGACCTGTGGGAACGCGGCTGGCAATGCCTGTTCGATGCTATCGACCCATTGGTTGGCACCGACCTGGGCCGTATCGTTTATATCCGTAACGAGGGGCACACGGTACTGGAAGCCATCAACCGCCAATTGGCGCACTTGCCCTATCATGTGGGCCAGATGGTGTTCGCTGCTAAAATGATATCAGATACCGAATGGCAATCGCTAACCATCCCAAAAGGAAAATCCAATGCTTATAACAAGGATAAATTTTCGGCCGATAAGAAGCCGGGCTTTTTTACGGATGGGATTAAGAAGTAG
- a CDS encoding shikimate dehydrogenase family protein, with protein MKQYGLIGYPLTHSFSAKYFTEKFKTENIEDHVYELFELKNLDNFPDLLRANTKLCGLNVTVPHKIGVVRYMDWISDEAKEVGAVNCIRISAESPVLAAFSGEVGIQDHDFKLEGFNTDVYGFEHSLKPLLHHHHKRALLLGNGGAARAVKCVLDKLEIPYQLVTRKRERDSMLYSELTKKMMEDHTLIINTTPLGTSPNIHECPPIPYEYITEHHLLYDLIYNPEQTLFLKQGHERGAATKNGFEMLVLQAEKSWEIWKSNEVVQ; from the coding sequence ATGAAACAATACGGGCTTATCGGCTATCCGCTCACGCATTCTTTTTCAGCCAAATACTTTACCGAAAAATTTAAAACGGAAAACATTGAGGACCATGTTTACGAACTTTTTGAACTGAAGAACCTGGATAATTTTCCCGATCTGCTGCGCGCTAACACCAAACTTTGCGGTTTGAATGTAACCGTTCCCCACAAAATAGGCGTGGTACGTTATATGGATTGGATAAGCGACGAGGCAAAGGAGGTGGGCGCGGTAAACTGTATCCGCATCTCGGCCGAAAGCCCTGTGCTGGCGGCATTCAGTGGCGAAGTGGGTATACAGGACCATGATTTTAAACTGGAGGGTTTTAATACCGATGTTTACGGCTTCGAGCATTCTTTGAAACCATTATTGCACCATCACCATAAACGCGCTTTATTGTTAGGCAATGGCGGCGCGGCGCGCGCGGTAAAATGCGTGCTTGATAAACTGGAGATCCCCTATCAACTGGTTACCCGCAAGCGCGAGCGCGACAGCATGCTGTATAGCGAACTCACCAAAAAAATGATGGAAGACCATACGCTCATCATTAACACTACCCCGCTGGGTACATCGCCAAACATTCACGAATGCCCGCCTATCCCCTACGAATACATTACCGAACACCATTTACTATACGACCTGATCTATAACCCCGAGCAAACGTTGTTCCTGAAACAGGGGCACGAACGCGGCGCGGCCACCAAAAACGGTTTCGAAATGTTGGTGCTACAGGCCGAGAAATCGTGGGAGATCTGGAAATCAAACGAGGTGGTACAATGA
- the gldD gene encoding gliding motility lipoprotein GldD, with protein sequence MRLTLLLLLAGLLAACGGHDYAPKPRGYFRIPFPKREYQEYTGGCPIIFQYPKYAVIEPDRKAPDKPCWFNVQFPQFNGTLHLTYEHIESKKMFDMLTEDAYKLASKHTVKATSIDQSTINSPFYKVYGVYYTIEGNVASSAQFFLTDSAKNYIRGALYFNVEPRMDSIQPVLDFVKKDVNVMIKSFRWK encoded by the coding sequence ATGAGGTTAACCCTGCTGCTCCTATTAGCCGGATTATTAGCTGCCTGCGGCGGACACGATTACGCACCAAAACCCCGCGGTTACTTCCGCATTCCGTTCCCTAAAAGGGAGTACCAGGAATATACCGGCGGCTGCCCTATCATCTTTCAATACCCCAAATACGCGGTTATAGAACCCGATCGCAAAGCACCCGACAAACCCTGCTGGTTTAACGTCCAATTCCCGCAGTTTAACGGCACGCTGCACCTTACCTACGAGCATATCGAATCGAAAAAAATGTTTGATATGTTAACCGAAGATGCTTACAAACTGGCATCAAAACATACGGTGAAGGCCACCTCTATCGATCAGAGCACCATCAACTCTCCATTTTACAAAGTGTACGGCGTATATTATACCATCGAGGGTAACGTTGCTTCATCGGCCCAGTTTTTTTTAACAGACAGCGCTAAAAATTACATTCGCGGTGCCTTATATTTTAACGTTGAACCCCGTATGGATTCGATACAACCCGTGTTAGATTTTGTGAAAAAAGATGTGAATGTGATGATCAAAAGCTTCCGCTGGAAGTGA